One genomic region from Acidimicrobiia bacterium encodes:
- a CDS encoding SDR family NAD(P)-dependent oxidoreductase, translating to MTLDPSAALLTDRVAVVTGAAVGIGEATAVALARFGAHVAICDRDVTGLDATADAVEAEGRRVVAAELDVREEEACRGFVATAAQELGPIDVLVNNAGGGFVADFLGVSAKGQDALIRENFVSVTNLVRPVVATMADRGGSIVNLTSIEAHRAAPGYAVYSAMKAAVTSLTKSLALELGPRRIRVNCIAPDVIPTPGIGPVAVHTPLPIQGDVDDVAAATVFLAGDLSRFVTGTTIHVDGGNLAAGGWHRRDDGSYVTHA from the coding sequence GTGACCCTCGACCCGTCGGCGGCCTTGCTGACCGACCGGGTCGCCGTGGTCACGGGCGCCGCGGTCGGCATCGGCGAGGCGACCGCCGTCGCCCTGGCTCGCTTCGGCGCGCACGTGGCGATCTGCGACCGCGACGTCACGGGGCTCGACGCCACCGCAGACGCGGTCGAGGCCGAGGGCCGGCGCGTCGTCGCGGCCGAGCTCGACGTCCGTGAGGAGGAGGCGTGCCGCGGGTTCGTGGCGACGGCGGCGCAGGAGCTCGGGCCGATCGACGTGCTGGTCAACAACGCCGGTGGCGGGTTCGTCGCCGACTTCCTCGGCGTCAGCGCCAAGGGTCAGGACGCGCTGATCCGCGAGAACTTCGTGAGCGTGACGAACCTCGTGCGCCCGGTCGTCGCGACCATGGCCGACCGCGGCGGCTCGATCGTGAACCTCACGTCGATCGAGGCCCACCGGGCCGCGCCGGGCTACGCGGTCTACTCGGCGATGAAGGCCGCGGTGACCAGCCTGACGAAGTCCCTCGCCCTCGAGCTCGGGCCGCGGCGCATCCGCGTCAACTGCATCGCCCCGGACGTGATCCCGACGCCCGGCATCGGGCCGGTGGCGGTGCACACGCCGCTGCCGATCCAGGGGGACGTCGACGACGTCGCCGCCGCGACCGTCTTCCTGGCCGGCGACCTCAGCCGCTTCGTCACCGGCACGACGATCCACGTCGACGGCGGCAACCTCGCGGCCGGGGGCTGGCATCGCCGCGACGACGGCTCGTACGTGACGCACGCATGA
- a CDS encoding SDR family NAD(P)-dependent oxidoreductase, whose product MGYSVEGKHVLVTGASSGIGAAIAEGCARRGATVGICARRGDRLQAVLERLREHSPGSRAWTVDLADLDGIAAFAARAERELDGVDVLVNNAGIPKRRHVTRLEPDEVEAVMRINYFSPVRLTLALLPGLVDRAGRIVNISSVAARLGPPIEAAYAASKAAITAFSESMAVDLRDTELLVHVVNPGVLDTELFHLPDNEAGFHDSVEMLPVDAIVEPVLAQLDAGTFEGYVPGWFADIVAGKFGDPDAFLAGTKEYARTKSS is encoded by the coding sequence GTGGGCTACTCCGTCGAAGGCAAGCACGTGCTCGTGACCGGTGCGTCGTCGGGCATCGGCGCCGCGATCGCCGAAGGCTGCGCGCGTCGTGGCGCGACGGTCGGGATCTGCGCGCGCCGTGGGGACCGGCTCCAGGCCGTGCTCGAGCGACTCCGGGAGCACTCGCCCGGCTCCCGCGCGTGGACCGTCGACCTGGCCGACCTCGACGGAATCGCCGCCTTCGCGGCGCGAGCCGAGCGGGAGCTGGATGGCGTCGACGTGCTCGTGAACAACGCCGGGATCCCGAAGCGCCGGCACGTGACGCGGCTGGAGCCCGACGAGGTCGAGGCGGTCATGCGGATCAACTACTTCTCGCCCGTGCGCCTCACCCTTGCGCTGCTGCCGGGACTCGTCGATCGAGCCGGGCGGATCGTGAACATCTCGTCGGTGGCGGCGCGGCTCGGTCCGCCGATCGAGGCGGCCTACGCCGCCAGCAAGGCCGCGATCACGGCCTTCTCCGAGTCGATGGCGGTCGACCTGCGCGACACCGAGCTGCTGGTGCACGTGGTGAACCCCGGCGTCCTGGACACGGAGCTGTTCCACCTGCCCGACAACGAGGCCGGGTTCCACGACTCGGTCGAGATGCTCCCCGTCGACGCGATCGTCGAGCCCGTCCTCGCCCAGCTCGACGCCGGGACCTTCGAGGGCTACGTCCCGGGCTGGTTCGCCGACATCGTGGCCGGGAAGTTCGGGGACCCGGACGCCTTCCTCGCCGGGACGAAGGAGTACGCCCGGACGAAGTCGTCGTAG